From one Equus asinus isolate D_3611 breed Donkey chromosome 5, EquAss-T2T_v2, whole genome shotgun sequence genomic stretch:
- the C5H1orf210 gene encoding type III endosome membrane protein TEMP, producing the protein MSEANQTLVGPSQLPTASAVSPAPGTGTRAWPVLVGVVLGAVVLSLLIALAAKCHLCRKYRASYQHHQLPRPGKGVHPEVGEDEDDDGFIEDNYIQPGAGGLGTEGSRDHFSL; encoded by the exons ATGAGTGAGGCAAACCAGA CCCTTGTGGGGCCCTCGCAGCTCCCCACGGCATCAGCTGTGTCCCCGGCACCAGGCACTGGGACCCGGGCATGGCCTGTGCTGGTTGGGGTTGTGCTGGGAGCTGTggtcctctctctcctcatcGCACTTGCTGCCAAATGCCACCTCTGCCGCAAATACCGTGCCAGCTACCAGCACCACCAGCTGCCCAGGCCAGGGAAGGGGGTCCACCCAGAGGTGGGTGAAGACGAAGATGACGATGGCTTCATTGAGGACAATTACATTCAGCCTGGGGCTGGTGGGCTGGGGACGGAGGGTAGCAGGGACCACTTCTCCCTCTGA
- the TMEM125 gene encoding transmembrane protein 125: MPAGEARAPLGQGLPPDVLAEQVELWWSQQPRRSALCFAVAVGLVAGCGAAGVALLSSTSSRSGEWRLAAGTVLCLLALLVLVKQLMSSAVQDMNCIRQPHHVALLRSGGAADALVVLLSGLVLLVTGLTLAGLASAPAPARPLAAMLSVGIALTASGSLLLLGLLLYQVGVSGHCPPIRSAPPATHSDHSGNGSIFSISGRLSAGQRHETTSSIASLI; encoded by the coding sequence ATGCCTGCAGGAGAGGCTCGAGCCCCGCTGGGCCAGGGGCTGCCCCCAGATGTGCTGGCGGAGCAGGTGGAGCTGTGGTGGTCCCAGCAGCCACGACGCTCAGCACTCTGCTTTGCGGTGGCAGTGGGCCTCGTGGCAGGCTGTGGGGCAGCTGGCGTGGCACTGCTCTCCTCCACCAGCAGCCGCTCAGGTGAGTGGAGGCTGGCAGCAGGCACTGTGCTCTGTCTGCTGGCCCTACTGGTTCTCGTTAAGCAGCTGATGAGCTCGGCAGTCCAAGATATGAACTGCATACGCCAGCCCCACCACGTGGCCCTGCTACGCAGTGGTGGAGCTGCCGATGCCCTGGTGGTGCTGCTCAGTGGCCTGGTGCTGCTGGTCACAGGCTTGACGCTGGCTGGGCTGGCCtccgcccctgcccctgcccggcCACTGGCTGCCATGCTGTCAGTGGGCATCGCCCTGACTGCCTCAGGCTCACTCCTGCTGCTGGGCTTGCTGCTATATCAGGTGGGCGTGAGTGGACATTGCCCGCCAATCCGTTCGGCCCCTCCCGCTACCCACAGTGACCACAGTGGCAATGGCAGCATCTTCAGCATCTCAGGAAGGTTGTCTGCTGGCCAGCGTCATGAGACCACATCCAGCATTGCCAGCCTCATCTGA